The following are encoded together in the Diabrotica undecimpunctata isolate CICGRU chromosome 7, icDiaUnde3, whole genome shotgun sequence genome:
- the LOC140446222 gene encoding HIG1 domain family member 2A — protein MASKDMTQEEIDNFDWIALKKDMDAVLPNETQGQKFMRKFKENPFVPIGCLATAGALTYGLWCFRTGQRKMSQYMMRTRIFAQGFTVMALIVGIGMSAQKNIKKDG, from the exons ATGGCATCTAAGGATATGACTCAGGAAGAAATAGACAATTTTGATTGGATAGCATTAAAGAAGGACATGGATGCAGTGCTTCCTAATGAAACACAAGGACAAAAATTTATGAGAAAATTTAAGGAGAACCCTTTTGTGCCAATTG GATGTTTGGCTACAGCTGGTGCTTTGACATATGGTCTATGGTGCTTTAGGACTGGACAGAGAAAAATGTCACAGTATATGATGAGGACCAGAATTTTTGCCCAAGGATTCACAGTTATGGCTCTGATTGTGGGTATTGGCATGTCCgctcaaaaaaatattaagaaagatggttaa